Genomic segment of Eupeodes corollae chromosome 2, idEupCoro1.1, whole genome shotgun sequence:
AGTTTCGCCatgaaatcaataataaaaagtgGAGACAGAACAGATCCCAATGGCTcaataaaacttatattaaacgagacaaaatataatttctaatGCAACGTAGGATTTATTGGATTTGTAGTCTTCctagactttattttttagagaaagATTACACCTTTTAAGTTGCGTCATtgttaaaattacaaaagatGAACATTTATCAGTTGTTTTTAAGGGCTACTTTGTTAACAGTGGGTTAAGTTACAAACCATTTGATTTAGATGTCCATTTGAGGGTATATACGATCTGGAATCATCGTGAAACAAAGAAGATGAACTACTGTGAACCAACTATCCTCTTATATTTTCTACAGAATATGGaattattctatttttcttaaacgaCTTTACatgcttcaaaaacaaatttactatcttttttgctataaaatatttaattataaaatatttgattttgattcaagTTGCACTTCAAgctataaaacaacaaaatatcacGTCCCGTttgattataatattttcttatgaaaagaaGCTCAAACATTTTAGTCACAAATCTTTAGTCTTAAGATTTAGTTCGGgtaacaattattttaacaaaattccagttgttttccttaaatagttttaaagaattttataaaagaaataagttgtgtttttataaaacatagtCTTTTAAAACTATGgaaaagatattaaattgtataggaattttgttattgtttaaagTTGCTAGTGTAATTTGTCTTCGTGGAAATCTTACACAATTTTGCAATACAAATTTGTGTAAAGGAGGACGGGTTCATGTTGCGTGTAATAATGATCTAGtaagattttttgtaaataatgaaAAGTGATAAAATTATGTTACTTTTTTGATATGAATGattatctttaaacaaaaatataataaaggaacaatttcatacaaataaatgttttccatAAGAATATCGTTGAAACAAAgggttttcaattttataaaccttGACTAtagaaaaaatcctttttattagtataaagtttagtttagttttatgtttcataaataaaaattaaccacTGTTCCGGTATTCAAAATTAAGCATCGTTCACACTTCCTGATCATTTGAATATTTatctttttagaaaatcaaCTCATCATGTGCTGACTACAGTGAAGTGTTTGATCTTTcaccaaaaattaaacaaattatattaaataagcaCAATGCATATCGAAACCACCTGGCCCTGGGAAAAGTTCCCAATTTCCCGCCAGCAACTCGAATGGCAACTATGCGATGGAACGATGAACTAGAACTTATGGCAGAGCTGAATGTCAAAACTTGCACAGGGACCCATGATTCTTGTCGCAATACACATAATTTCAAACATTCTGGACAAAATATCGCGCGGCGAACAACATTTAAAGACACAATCACCTTAGAGAATCTTGAATATAATATCTACCATGGCATTGATCGATGGTTTCGAGAACAT
This window contains:
- the LOC129947244 gene encoding antigen 5 like allergen Cul n 1-like; translation: MEKILNCIGILLLFKVASVICLRGNLTQFCNTNLCKGGRVHVACNNDLKINSSCADYSEVFDLSPKIKQIILNKHNAYRNHLALGKVPNFPPATRMATMRWNDELELMAELNVKTCTGTHDSCRNTHNFKHSGQNIARRTTFKDTITLENLEYNIYHGIDRWFREHLICPRDGTVVFNEGKKKCGHFTVMIADRNTQVGCSIMHMKSEKTVFTCNYSWTNIRNAKLYIPGRAASQCKTGKNTQYPGLCSINEKYP